The Erythrobacter aurantius genome includes a window with the following:
- a CDS encoding cytochrome c3 family protein, whose product MAFLIRTIDFTASGREIVRDRTVDAAAVNIGRAAENDIHLPDLAVEQRHVRISDAGGGMLKIEAVGGLEFGIDGRSTMGADVDPNIGAELSLGSSRLAISRDGDGPVQIVIKQVEKDEGAGDALQNFALASALPSKRAMAWVFSLAILVLLLSVPIFTHLTRTPVENDPENITEGQVLFDAAWSAGELSMAHHELEGNCEACHVTPFVSVQDETCLTCHEELGDHAKMPRLKEGMAPLSTGDAIQWSIAESLGKEGPLGCVSCHSEHEGPVKLEASDEKFCADCHNDLDTRLTDVAFGNASDFGKKHPQFRPQFFTAHFDKNPKRVSLDKNPKEMSGLIFPHDIHVSETGGAARMAISLPQYGAPLECSDCHAEEEDGVGFAPVEMEDSCEACHSLVFDRAGPNFRNLRHGDVDDLMEDLATMGRGSRGSIVTGRDRPGQFARGGTYYSNFGRPMSAYISINRALEPTGVCGECHIPTMTNGRRDLTPVNLPDRFLMRGFFNHKEHGDDVAECSDCHATDTSKEATDLLIPDLESCRDCHLGETAVKTEEIVPSSCAMCHGYHTPTMPWRPEDHPKLPGNGGSDSVAAILSSLRR is encoded by the coding sequence ATGGCATTCCTGATCCGAACCATCGACTTCACCGCATCCGGACGCGAAATCGTGCGCGACCGAACCGTGGATGCTGCGGCCGTCAATATCGGCCGTGCTGCCGAAAACGACATTCACCTGCCCGATCTCGCAGTCGAACAGCGCCATGTCCGCATCAGCGATGCGGGCGGCGGCATGCTGAAGATCGAGGCTGTCGGCGGGCTCGAATTCGGCATTGACGGACGTTCGACGATGGGTGCCGATGTTGATCCAAACATCGGTGCCGAACTGTCGCTCGGCTCATCGCGGCTCGCGATTTCAAGAGACGGTGACGGCCCGGTTCAGATCGTCATCAAGCAGGTCGAAAAGGACGAAGGCGCTGGCGACGCGCTGCAGAACTTTGCACTCGCCAGCGCATTGCCGAGCAAGCGGGCGATGGCATGGGTGTTTTCGCTCGCAATTCTCGTACTGCTGTTGAGCGTACCGATCTTTACCCACCTCACCCGGACGCCGGTGGAGAATGATCCGGAGAATATCACTGAAGGCCAGGTTCTGTTTGATGCAGCCTGGAGCGCCGGCGAACTGAGCATGGCGCACCATGAACTCGAAGGGAATTGCGAGGCCTGCCACGTCACGCCGTTTGTTTCGGTTCAGGATGAAACCTGCCTGACTTGCCATGAAGAGCTGGGCGATCATGCCAAGATGCCGCGCCTTAAGGAGGGCATGGCACCGCTCAGCACCGGTGATGCAATCCAGTGGTCGATTGCCGAGAGCCTTGGCAAGGAAGGGCCGCTGGGTTGTGTCTCTTGCCATTCCGAGCACGAAGGCCCTGTGAAGCTTGAGGCATCCGACGAGAAGTTCTGCGCCGATTGCCACAATGATCTCGATACGCGGTTGACCGATGTGGCGTTTGGCAATGCCTCGGACTTCGGAAAGAAGCACCCGCAGTTCCGCCCGCAATTCTTCACCGCGCATTTCGACAAGAACCCCAAGCGGGTTTCGCTCGACAAGAATCCCAAGGAAATGAGCGGCCTCATATTCCCGCATGATATCCACGTTTCGGAAACGGGAGGAGCCGCGCGCATGGCGATCAGCCTGCCGCAATATGGCGCGCCGCTGGAATGCAGCGACTGCCATGCCGAAGAGGAAGACGGTGTGGGATTTGCTCCGGTTGAGATGGAAGATTCCTGCGAGGCCTGTCACAGCCTGGTCTTCGACCGTGCCGGCCCCAACTTCAGAAACTTGCGCCATGGCGACGTGGACGATCTGATGGAAGATCTTGCCACCATGGGTCGCGGTTCGCGCGGGTCGATCGTCACAGGGCGCGATCGTCCCGGACAATTCGCGCGCGGCGGCACCTATTATTCGAATTTCGGCCGCCCGATGAGCGCCTATATCTCGATCAACCGCGCGCTTGAGCCAACCGGCGTGTGCGGTGAATGCCACATTCCGACAATGACGAACGGGCGCCGCGATCTCACCCCGGTCAATCTGCCTGATCGGTTCCTGATGCGGGGCTTCTTCAATCACAAGGAGCATGGCGACGACGTGGCGGAATGCAGCGATTGCCACGCAACGGACACTTCGAAGGAAGCGACAGATCTGCTGATCCCCGATCTTGAAAGCTGCCGCGACTGCCACCTTGGCGAAACGGCGGTAAAGACCGAAGAAATCGTCCCATCAAGCTGCGCCATGTGCCATGGGTATCACACGCCGACGATGCCGTGGCGGCCGGAGGATCATCCGAAATTGCCCGGAAATGGCGGCAGTGATAGTGTCGCTGCGATCCTGAGTAGTCTAAGACGCTGA
- a CDS encoding metallophosphoesterase yields MKNDSIGVLIAQITDTHVGFEPEAGENEFNFVRFRNVLGHLMSQPILPDMLILSGDLTNGGQPECYHRIRDLVQECPFPVHVLPGNHDNRDELLRAFPECPTADGYAQYALECGEGSDRLRILCLDSFEPGRHGGAFCETRAAWLTRELEAHPDTPTMLFMHHPPVVAGIEWMDPKPSEEWFTRFHDTVKGHKQIVAIQAGHLHRPLHSVVEGIPLSVTPAVAPAVSLDLRPLDAEVADSRPIVAAEPPFYSLHLWKDGTLVSHFQPVGHWQTLARFEEHLKPMMRGLLAERG; encoded by the coding sequence ATGAAGAATGATAGCATCGGCGTCCTGATCGCGCAGATCACTGACACGCATGTCGGATTCGAACCGGAAGCGGGCGAAAACGAATTCAACTTCGTGCGGTTTCGCAATGTGCTTGGCCATTTGATGAGCCAGCCCATTCTGCCGGACATGCTGATCCTCTCGGGCGATCTGACCAATGGCGGGCAGCCGGAATGCTATCATCGCATCCGGGATCTTGTGCAGGAATGCCCCTTCCCCGTGCACGTGCTTCCCGGCAATCACGACAATCGCGATGAACTGCTGCGCGCTTTCCCGGAATGCCCGACTGCGGATGGATATGCACAATACGCACTGGAATGCGGCGAAGGGAGCGATCGGTTGCGCATACTGTGCTTGGATTCGTTCGAGCCCGGACGGCATGGCGGCGCCTTTTGCGAAACACGCGCAGCCTGGCTAACCCGCGAACTGGAAGCCCATCCTGACACGCCGACGATGCTGTTCATGCATCACCCGCCTGTGGTCGCCGGGATTGAATGGATGGACCCCAAGCCGTCAGAGGAGTGGTTCACCCGGTTTCATGACACAGTGAAGGGGCACAAGCAGATTGTCGCCATTCAGGCAGGCCATCTGCATCGCCCGCTCCATTCCGTAGTGGAAGGCATTCCCCTGAGCGTGACCCCAGCTGTAGCGCCTGCGGTGTCACTCGATCTGCGACCGCTCGACGCGGAAGTGGCAGACAGCCGCCCAATCGTCGCTGCCGAACCGCCGTTTTACAGCCTGCACCTGTGGAAGGACGGAACGCTGGTTTCCCACTTCCAGCCTGTCGGCCATTGGCAGACGCTTGCCCGGTTCGAGGAACACCTAAAGCCGATGATGCGGGGCCTGCTGGCCGAACGCGGGTAG